In one window of Hevea brasiliensis isolate MT/VB/25A 57/8 chromosome 10, ASM3005281v1, whole genome shotgun sequence DNA:
- the LOC110654062 gene encoding cytochrome P450 724B1, protein MTFILLSMASGFWLGVLVGLIGALLGLILNHFLPMFLKDGHVPKGSFGWPILGETLGFLQPHPSNSLGAFLQDHCSRYGKVFKSHLFFSPTVVSCDQELNYFILQNEGKLFQCSYPKPIHGILGNVSMLVAVGDTHKRLRNVALSLVTITKSKPEFLNDIERTAIQILNSWKDKRQVIFCEEARKFTFNVIVKQVLGLTPEEPETTKILEDFLTFMRGLISLPVYIPGTPYARAVQARSRISSTVKAIIEERRRNASSSRKRTSDFLEILLGVDTLSEDEKVSFVLDSLLGGYETTSLLMAMAVHFLGQSPTAFEQLKLEHQAIRSIKGKDDEFLNWEDYKKMEFTQNIINEALRYGNIVKFVHRKALKDVKFRGYLIPSGWKVLPVFTAVHLDSSMHASALQFYPWRWESQDQTCKKFTPFGGGSRCCPGSELAKVEVAFFLHHLVQNFRWRTEDVEQPMAYPYVEFQRGLTLHLEHTSISSPSPR, encoded by the exons ATGACCTTCATCCTTTTGTCCATGGCTAGTGGGTTTTGGCTTGGTGTTTTGGTTGGTCTTATTGGTGCTTTATTGGGTCTCATCTTGAATCATTTCTTGCCCATGTTCTTGAAGGATGGCCATGTCCCCAAAGGGTCTTTTGGATGGCCAATACTAGGCGAAACACTTGGTTTTTTGCAGCCTCATCCTTCGAATTCTCTTGGGGCATTTCTTCAAGACCATTGCTCTAG GTATGGGAAAGTGTTCAAGTCCCATTTGTTCTTCTCTCCAACAGTGGTGTCTTGTGACCAAGAGCTGAACTACTTCATTCTTCAAAATGAAGGGAAGTTGTTCCAGTGCAGTTATCCAAAGCCTATCCATGGCATTCTTGGAAATGTCTCTATGCTTGTAGCTGTTGGTGATACTCACAAGAGACTCAGAAATGTGGCTCTTTCTCTCGTCACTATTACCAAATCAAAGCCTGAGTTCCTTAATGACATAGAGAGAACTGCCATTCAGATACTTAACTCCTGGAAGGATAAACGGCAAGTCATTTTCTGCGAGGAGGCCAGAAAG TTCACATTCAATGTAATAGTAAAGCAAGTGCTAGGCTTGACACCAGAGGAGCCAGAGACTACAAAAATTCTTGAAGATTTTCTCACTTTTATGAGAGGACTAATCTCTCTCCCTGTCTATATTCCAGGAACTCCATATGCCAGAGCTGTTCAg GCTAGAAGCAGGATATCATCTACTGTCAAAGCAATTatagaggaaagaagaagaaatgctaGTAGTTCTAGAAAAAGGACTAGTGATTTCCTTGAGATACTTCTTGGTGTTGATACCTTATCTGAAGATGAAAAAGTTAGTTTTGTTTTAGACTCTCTGTTGGGTGGATATGAAACCACCTCACTCTTGATGGCTATGGCTGTGCATTTTCTAGGTCAGTCACCAACAGCATTTGAGCAGCTAAag CTGGAGCATCAAGCAATAAGAAGCATCAAGGGAAAAGATGATGAGTTTTTGAACTGGGAAGATTATAAAAAGATGGAATTCACTCAAAAT aTCATCAATGAAGCACTCAGATATGGCAACATTGTAAAATTTGTGCACCGAAAAGCTCTGAAAGATGTCAAATTTAGag GCTACCTAATTCCTTCTGGTTGGAAGGTTCTGCCTGTTTTCACTGCAGTACATTTAGATTCATCTATGCATGCAAGTGCCCTCCAGTTTTATCCTTGGAGATGGGag AGTCAAGATCAAACATGCAAGAAATTTACGCCTTTTGGTGGAGGATCTAGATGCTGCCCTGGATCTGAACTAGCTAAGGTTGAGGTTGCATTTTTCCTCCACCATCTTGTACAAAATTTCAG ATGGCGAACAGAGGATGTTGAGCAACCCATGGCATATCCTTATGTAGAATTTCAAAGAGGGTTAACGTTACATCTGGAGCACACTTCCATTTCAAGCCCTAGTCCTCGTTAG
- the LOC110654051 gene encoding subtilisin-like protease SBT5.3, whose amino-acid sequence MRLLNPTLLFLSFIFLTSLHRPTFASKKSYVVYLGAHSDGQELTSIDQNLVSDSHYDFLGSFLGSREFAQDAIFYSYTRNINGFAATIEDEVAAQIAKHPKVVSVFLNTGKKLHTTHSWSFLGLEQNGVVPSNSIWKKARYGEDIIIGNLDTGVWPESKSFSDEGLGPIPSKWKGICQNGSDPGFHCNRKLIGARYFNKGYASAVGPLNSTFETPRDKDGHGTHTLSTAGGNFVAGANVFGLGNGTAKGGSPKARVAAYKVCYPPVGGNECFDADILAGFDTAISDGVDVLSVSLGAVPTPFFSDSVSIGSFHAVKHGIVVICSAGNSGPDEATVSNLAPWQITVGASTQDREFPSYVTLGNNIIYKGESLSAMALPKNKFFPIISAADARTANASVEDALLCEAGTLDPKKAKGKILVCLRGVNARVDKGEQASLAGAVGMVLANDKDSGNEILADPHVLPASHVNYTIGVAIFAYINSTKSPIAHITPPITQIGTKPAPFMAAFSSKGPNTIAPDILKPDITAPGVSIIAAYTEAEGPTNEDFDTRRVLFNSISGTSMSCPHVSGVAGLLRTLYPNWSPAAIKSAIMTSATTRDNKKEPILNASYSKATPFSYGAGHIRPNQAMDPGLVYDLTVYDYLKFLCALGYNATQILSFSETPYKCPSKPISLANFNYPSITIPNFNGWMTVTRRVKNVGSIPSTYRARIRKPTGISISVEPEILKFNKVGEEKSFHVTLKSQKSSPRKDYVYGELIWSDSKHTVRSPIVVKW is encoded by the exons ATGAGGCTACTAAATCCTACCCTTCTCttcttatcatttatttttcttactTCACTGCACAGACCCACCTTTGCCTCCAAAAAG TCATATGTGGTGTACTTGGGAGCACATTCAGATGGCCAAGAATTGACTTCGATCGATCAAAATCTTGTTTCTGATTCTCACTATGATTTTCTTGGATCATTTCTTGGAAG TCGAGAGTTCGCTCAAGATGCCATATTTTACTCATACACAAGGAACATCAATGGTTTTGCTGCAACTATAGAAGATGAAGTTGCAGCACAAATAGCTA AGCATCCAAAAGTGGTTTCAGTCTTCTTGAACACTGGAAAAAAGTTGCATACAACTCATTCATGGAGCTTCCTTGGACTCGAGCAAAACGGTGTAGTTCCTTCTAACTCAATCTGGAAGAAAGCAAGATATGGTGAAGATATAATTATTGGAAACCTTGATACTG GTGTCTGGCCTGAATCAAAAAGCTTCAGTGACGAAGGGTTGGGACCGATTCCTTCAAAGTGGAAAGGAATATGTCAAAATGGATCAGATCCCGGTTTTCACTGCAATAG GAAGCTTATTGGGGCAAGGTACTTCAACAAAGGTTATGCCTCGGCGGTTGGTCCTCTGAATTCCACCTTCGAAACACCTCGAGATAAAGATGGTCATGGAACACATACCCTATCAACAGCAGGCGGTAATTTTGTAGCAGGAGCCAATGTGTTTGGGTTAGGCAATGGAACAGCAAAAGGTGGTTCACCAAAAGCAAGAGTTGCAGCTTACAAGGTCTGCTATCCCCCAGTTGGTGGAAATGAGTGCTTTGATGCAGATATCTTAGCAGGATTTGACACTGCAATAAGCGATGGGGTTGATGTCCTTTCTGTGTCACTGGGAGCAGTTCCTACCCCTTTCTTTAGTGACAGCGTTTCAATTGGCTCTTTCCATGCTGTAAAGCATGGGATTGTCGTGATTTGTTCTGCTGGTAATTCTGGTCCTGATGAAGCTACTGTCTCCAATCTTGCACCCTGGCAGATCACTGTTGGTGCCAGTACCCAGGACAGGGAGTTCCCCAGTTATGTTACCCTTGGCAATAACATTATTTACAAG GGGGAAAGCCTATCAGCAATGGCCTTGCCAAAGAATAAGTTCTTCCCAATTATAAGTGCTGCAGATGCTAGAACAGCTAATGCATCGGTGGAAGATGC GCTGCTGTGCGAAGCTGGAACACTTGATCCCAAGAAGGCCAAGGGGAAGATCTTGGTCTGCCTTCGAGGAGTAAATGCAAGAGTGGATAAGGGTGAGCAAGCTTCTCTAGCTGGTGCTGTTGGGATGGTTCTTGCCAATGACAAGGATTCTGGGAATGAAATTCTCGCTGATCCTCATGTCCTTCCTGCTTCTCATGTAAATTACACCATTGGTGTTGCTATCTTCGCTTACATTAACTCCACCAA GTCTCCTATTGCTCACATTACACCTCCAATAACACAAATAGGCACAAAGCCAGCTCCCTTCATGGCAGCATTTTCATCCAAGGGTCCCAACACAATTGCTCCAGACATCCTCAAA CCTGATATCACAGCACCAGGAGTAAGTATCATAGCAGCTTACACAGAAGCAGAAGGACCAACAAATGAAGATTTTGATACACGACGAGTTCTGTTTAACTCTATATCAGGCACTTCAATGTCATGTCCTCATGTTTCAGGCGTTGCTGGCCTTCTTAGAACTCTCTATCCAAACTGGAGTCCTGCAGCAATTAAATCAGCAATTATGACTAGTG CAACAACGCGGGATAACAAGAAGGAGCCAATTCTGAACGCATCCTACTCCAAGGCTACTCCATTCAGTTATGGAGCAGGACATATCAGACCAAACCAAGCTATGGATCCAGGGCTGGTTTATGACCTGACTGTTTACgattacctgaaatttttatgTGCCTTGGGATACAATGCAACCCAAATTTTATCATTCTCAGAGACTCCTTACAAATGCCCTTCCAAGCCTATTAGTCTTGCCAACTTCAACTACCCTTCCATCACCATCCCAAATTTCAATGGCTGGATGACGGTCACTCGAAGAGTTAAAAATGTTGGCAGTATTCCAAGTACATATAGAGCTCGTATCAGAAAACCAACTGGGATTTCCATTTCTGTTGAGCCAGAGATCTTGAAATTCAATAAAGTTGGCGAAGAGAAGAGCTTTCATGTTACCCTGAAAAGCCAAAAATCCTCTCCAAGAAAGGACTATGTATATGGAGAGCTGATATGGTCAGATAGCAAGCACACTGTGAGGAGTCCTATTGTGGTGAAGTGGTGA
- the LOC110654037 gene encoding heavy metal-associated isoprenylated plant protein 16 isoform X2: MTKQKLVIKVSMDGSDKTRSKALRIVVGIYGVQSAAVGEKDKNELEVIGEGIDPVKVTTSLRKRLAKWPFLTCLLPNTMVYAELVSLSDVKEEKEKKEEPKPQPPPEWSYTIPSYPMPPYYICEI, encoded by the exons ATGACGAAg CAAAAGCTGGTGATCAAGGTGTCCATGGATGGCAGCGACAAGACTCGCTCCAAGGCCCTGCGAATTGTAGTCGGCATTTATG GAGTGCAATCCGCGGCTGTAGGGGAGAAAGATAAGAACGAGCTAGAGGTGATAGGAGAAGGAATAGATCCAGTGAAAGTGACGACTTCATTAAGGAAGAGGTTAGCGAAATGGCCTTTCTTAACTTGTTTGTTACCAAACACTATGGTGTATGCAGAGCTTGTAAGCTTAAGCGATGTAaaggaggaaaaagaaaagaaagaagagccTAAACCACAGCCTCCTCCTGAGTGGTCATACACCATTCCTTCATATCCCATGCCTCCTTATTATATCTGCGAGATATAG
- the LOC110654037 gene encoding heavy metal-associated isoprenylated plant protein 16 isoform X1: MTKQKLVIKVSMDGSDKTRSKALRIVVGIYAGVQSAAVGEKDKNELEVIGEGIDPVKVTTSLRKRLAKWPFLTCLLPNTMVYAELVSLSDVKEEKEKKEEPKPQPPPEWSYTIPSYPMPPYYICEI, translated from the exons ATGACGAAg CAAAAGCTGGTGATCAAGGTGTCCATGGATGGCAGCGACAAGACTCGCTCCAAGGCCCTGCGAATTGTAGTCGGCATTTATG CAGGAGTGCAATCCGCGGCTGTAGGGGAGAAAGATAAGAACGAGCTAGAGGTGATAGGAGAAGGAATAGATCCAGTGAAAGTGACGACTTCATTAAGGAAGAGGTTAGCGAAATGGCCTTTCTTAACTTGTTTGTTACCAAACACTATGGTGTATGCAGAGCTTGTAAGCTTAAGCGATGTAaaggaggaaaaagaaaagaaagaagagccTAAACCACAGCCTCCTCCTGAGTGGTCATACACCATTCCTTCATATCCCATGCCTCCTTATTATATCTGCGAGATATAG